A genomic window from Thermococcus nautili includes:
- a CDS encoding membrane protein, with translation MKTSELKFLLLVLLVPIVTFPGSITFANWDAPYGFYKDVSAWLGSIVGGWLFLIVYGAWNWRKGRIRALCPVVLALLIVAASIVGYRAELSLHGEKGFGSESIVSYVAGGILGFLLSLMLLPSIVHVIAGDIYPYDRPLLFVWLAMIVATLLLGAVYMKERRKGLKEPRSRGP, from the coding sequence GTGAAGACGTCGGAGTTGAAGTTCCTGCTCCTCGTACTTCTTGTACCCATCGTGACGTTCCCTGGCTCCATAACGTTTGCCAACTGGGACGCTCCCTACGGTTTTTACAAGGACGTATCTGCTTGGCTCGGCTCTATAGTGGGGGGCTGGCTTTTTCTCATCGTTTATGGAGCGTGGAACTGGAGAAAGGGGAGAATACGGGCGCTATGTCCTGTTGTCCTGGCCCTCCTCATCGTTGCGGCCTCAATTGTCGGCTACCGGGCGGAGCTCTCACTCCATGGAGAGAAAGGGTTTGGAAGCGAAAGCATTGTCAGTTACGTAGCGGGTGGAATCCTCGGCTTCCTCCTGTCTCTGATGCTTTTGCCTTCAATTGTCCACGTAATAGCGGGGGACATCTATCCCTACGATAGACCCCTGCTCTTTGTCTGGCTGGCAATGATAGTTGCAACGCTCCTCCTTGGGGCGGTGTATATGAAGGAAAGAAGAAAAGGGCTCAAGGAACCGCGAAGCCGAGGCCCTTGA
- the cysS gene encoding cysteine--tRNA ligase: MAIRIYNTLTRQKEEFKPLREGEVRMYVCGPTVYDYPHLGHARTYIAFDVIRRYFEHRGYTVLMVMNFTDIDDKIIKRANETGEDPKELAERFLRIFLEDMKALKVKPADVYPRVTEHMEDIINFVKKLQEKGYAYEGSDGVYFEVRKFKDYGKLSKIKLEDLVKGARVEPGEGKRNPEDFALWKKAKPGEPKWESPWGEGRPGWHIECSTMSSKYLGESFDIHGGGNDLIFPHHENEIAQSEACFGHEWVHYWMHTGFLMVNGEKMSKSLGNFVTVRELLKRYDPEVIRLFVLQRHYRSPLDYSEEGIEHAKNNLERLYNTLENIRVAMERAEISFRWDEPEFRAYEAIRDARRKFYEAMDDDFNTAEALKAVFEVSNAINRYLTEVEKPKESILRKAWEFFKDVGEVFGLFEDYFKEQKAGNEEELINLLVEVRSQLRKERKFDLADKIRDELRKLGIQLEDTPQGTVWKRIKV; the protein is encoded by the coding sequence ATGGCGATTAGGATATACAACACCCTCACGAGGCAGAAGGAGGAGTTCAAGCCCCTTCGCGAAGGCGAGGTTAGAATGTACGTCTGCGGTCCGACGGTTTACGATTACCCGCACCTCGGCCACGCGAGGACTTACATTGCCTTCGACGTCATAAGGCGCTACTTCGAGCACAGGGGTTACACCGTTCTCATGGTGATGAACTTCACCGACATAGACGACAAAATCATCAAGCGTGCCAACGAGACCGGCGAGGACCCGAAGGAACTGGCGGAGCGCTTTTTGAGGATTTTCCTTGAGGACATGAAGGCCCTGAAGGTCAAGCCGGCCGACGTCTACCCGCGCGTCACCGAGCACATGGAGGACATAATTAACTTCGTGAAGAAGCTCCAGGAGAAGGGCTACGCCTACGAAGGTAGCGACGGCGTTTACTTTGAGGTCAGAAAGTTCAAGGACTACGGAAAGCTGAGCAAGATAAAGCTCGAGGACCTCGTTAAAGGCGCGCGCGTCGAGCCCGGTGAAGGCAAGAGGAACCCCGAGGACTTCGCGCTCTGGAAGAAGGCGAAACCCGGCGAACCGAAGTGGGAAAGTCCCTGGGGCGAGGGAAGGCCCGGCTGGCACATAGAGTGCTCCACGATGAGCAGTAAGTACCTCGGTGAGAGCTTCGACATCCACGGCGGAGGAAACGACCTCATCTTCCCGCACCACGAGAACGAGATAGCCCAGAGCGAGGCCTGCTTCGGCCACGAGTGGGTTCACTACTGGATGCACACGGGTTTTCTGATGGTGAACGGCGAGAAGATGAGCAAGAGCCTCGGCAACTTCGTAACCGTTAGAGAGCTCCTCAAGCGCTACGACCCGGAGGTTATAAGGCTCTTCGTCCTCCAGAGGCACTACCGCTCGCCCCTCGACTACAGCGAAGAGGGCATAGAGCACGCCAAGAACAACCTCGAGAGGCTCTACAACACCCTTGAGAACATCCGCGTGGCGATGGAGAGGGCGGAGATTTCCTTCCGCTGGGACGAGCCCGAGTTCAGGGCCTACGAAGCCATAAGGGATGCGAGGAGAAAGTTCTACGAGGCCATGGACGACGACTTCAACACGGCCGAGGCCTTGAAGGCGGTCTTCGAGGTCAGCAACGCTATCAATAGATACCTCACCGAGGTGGAAAAGCCGAAGGAGAGCATCCTCAGGAAGGCCTGGGAGTTCTTCAAGGACGTCGGCGAGGTCTTCGGCCTGTTTGAGGACTACTTCAAGGAGCAGAAGGCCGGAAACGAGGAGGAACTCATAAACCTGCTCGTTGAGGTAAGGAGCCAGCTCAGGAAGGAGAGGAAGTTCGATTTGGCCGACAAAATCAGGGACGAGCTGAGAAAGCTTGGAATCCAGCTGGAGGACACACCGCAGGGAACGGTCTGGAAGAGAATTAAGGTTTGA
- a CDS encoding helix-turn-helix transcriptional regulator, which produces MKKALAVVLLLLTLPPILGQGTFESVSVEVYGSGYVKVTEVVVPSNYSVAVEIPLLSEDITGLAVLDENGNPLLFEKNGSVLTVYVLNSTTKITVTYFTASLTSKEGEVWNLTYSFPYPVTIKLPPGAVVVDLSDVPLKITSDTITMPPGNQSVSYILPLPTTTTSPPSTTTTSTTTTSISNTQSTTSSTVSTASTSTSPATIPENTSPQEPGTSAASGGRDLFPILGILAVIGIPAVAYWAKKRGNPGNLPLSREEFKEKLEAMGLTDEEINALLYVYDQGGRAKQADVRKALGIPKTTAWRMFKRLEEKGLVRVYKRGKENWVELVF; this is translated from the coding sequence GTGAAAAAAGCCCTGGCAGTAGTGCTCCTGCTCTTAACCCTACCCCCAATCCTCGGTCAGGGTACCTTTGAGAGCGTCTCGGTCGAAGTTTACGGCAGCGGATACGTTAAGGTGACTGAGGTAGTGGTTCCCTCGAACTACTCAGTGGCAGTTGAAATTCCCCTTTTGAGCGAAGACATCACCGGCCTCGCTGTGCTTGACGAGAACGGAAACCCTCTCCTCTTCGAGAAGAACGGGAGCGTTCTAACTGTTTACGTCCTCAATTCGACGACTAAAATCACTGTCACGTACTTTACGGCTTCGTTGACATCAAAGGAAGGGGAAGTCTGGAACCTAACCTACAGCTTCCCATACCCCGTGACGATAAAGCTCCCCCCCGGAGCGGTGGTCGTTGATTTGAGCGACGTTCCCCTCAAAATAACCTCCGACACGATAACCATGCCGCCGGGAAACCAGAGCGTTTCCTACATCCTGCCCCTCCCAACCACCACTACTTCGCCCCCCTCAACCACCACAACTTCCACTACGACAACCTCAATCTCAAACACGCAGTCCACAACATCCAGCACGGTTTCAACCGCATCCACGTCAACTTCCCCGGCAACAATCCCTGAAAACACCTCACCCCAGGAACCGGGCACCTCAGCAGCGTCCGGCGGGAGAGACTTGTTCCCCATACTCGGCATTCTGGCGGTCATTGGCATCCCAGCAGTCGCATACTGGGCCAAGAAGAGAGGAAACCCTGGGAACCTGCCCCTCTCAAGGGAGGAATTCAAGGAAAAGCTTGAAGCGATGGGTCTCACCGACGAGGAAATCAACGCGCTCCTCTACGTCTACGACCAGGGCGGAAGGGCCAAGCAGGCCGACGTCAGGAAAGCCCTCGGGATTCCGAAGACGACCGCCTGGAGGATGTTCAAGCGCCTTGAGGAGAAGGGACTCGTGCGTGTCTATAAGAGGGGAAAGGAGAACTGGGTGGAGCTGGTGTTTTAG
- the mrtA gene encoding CPBP family archaeomyxosortase MrtA: MDRASLLYVLLFPLSFVPWLIPASFWGHVLIVLVAYLLVPLAISMALGFRPEELGLKPPNRKGVKLFLLLFALSIPLSLYGATIPSMRNYYPVFPYSGPGSFLLGELGMGLIMLAHEAFYRGFLLFPLARKNEWLAIVLQDIPYTLVHIGKPGIEVPYALVAGIIFAKMDLEGESFAPSFLLHWLGSAFFDILCVL; this comes from the coding sequence ATGGACAGAGCTTCGCTTCTTTACGTCCTTCTCTTTCCCCTGAGCTTCGTCCCCTGGCTAATCCCTGCCTCTTTCTGGGGGCACGTTCTGATTGTTCTCGTTGCCTACCTGCTCGTTCCCCTGGCAATCTCGATGGCCCTCGGCTTCAGGCCGGAGGAGCTGGGACTCAAACCCCCAAACCGTAAGGGCGTCAAGCTGTTCCTCCTGCTCTTCGCCCTCTCAATTCCGCTCAGCCTCTACGGGGCTACGATTCCCTCGATGCGAAACTACTACCCGGTCTTTCCCTACTCCGGCCCGGGAAGCTTCCTCCTCGGGGAGCTCGGCATGGGGTTGATAATGCTCGCCCACGAGGCCTTTTACAGGGGCTTCCTCCTCTTCCCCCTCGCCAGAAAGAACGAGTGGCTGGCAATAGTCCTCCAGGACATCCCCTACACGCTCGTTCACATAGGGAAGCCCGGAATAGAGGTGCCCTACGCGTTGGTGGCCGGAATCATCTTTGCAAAAATGGATTTGGAAGGGGAGAGCTTTGCCCCAAGCTTCCTCCTTCACTGGCTCGGCTCAGCGTTTTTCGACATCCTTTGCGTTCTTTAG
- a CDS encoding sulfite exporter TauE/SafE family protein — protein MLQYLLDFIIGLGIGFIAGLLGVGGGFLIVPTLVLLGEPIHLAIGTSLTCIVLSSLSASLTHIRRGAVLYRVVLLKEVFSVPFAVIGAYLSSKLPGKELKLAFALLLFYLAYTMASGKGNPHDEDGTVHYSRVPLVGILSGLVSGLLGISGGVLNVPLFHTFVGIPMRYAVGTSSFALFFTALAGAFEHYRLGQVDLHMALLLAPGLIIGGRLGALAAHRAHPETLRRAFAGVLILVALKMLL, from the coding sequence ATGCTTCAGTATCTCCTCGACTTCATCATCGGCCTCGGCATTGGGTTTATAGCGGGCCTCCTCGGTGTCGGCGGCGGTTTTCTGATAGTGCCGACCCTCGTCCTCCTCGGAGAGCCGATACACCTCGCCATCGGCACGAGTTTGACATGCATAGTCCTCAGCTCGCTCTCCGCCTCGCTGACCCACATTCGAAGGGGGGCGGTCCTTTACCGCGTCGTTCTCCTGAAGGAGGTCTTTTCCGTCCCATTCGCAGTTATCGGCGCCTACTTATCTTCTAAACTCCCTGGAAAGGAACTCAAACTGGCCTTTGCGCTGCTCCTCTTTTACCTTGCCTACACGATGGCGAGCGGAAAGGGCAACCCGCACGACGAAGACGGCACCGTCCACTACTCCCGCGTTCCCCTTGTGGGCATCCTCTCGGGCCTCGTGAGCGGGCTTTTGGGCATAAGCGGCGGCGTTCTCAACGTCCCGCTCTTTCACACCTTCGTGGGCATACCTATGAGGTACGCCGTTGGAACCTCGAGCTTTGCCCTCTTTTTCACGGCCTTGGCTGGAGCCTTCGAGCACTACCGCCTTGGGCAGGTTGATTTACACATGGCCCTCCTCCTTGCTCCGGGGCTCATAATCGGCGGCAGGCTCGGCGCTTTAGCGGCCCACAGGGCCCATCCAGAGACCCTTAGAAGGGCATTTGCTGGGGTTTTAATCCTCGTCGCGCTCAAGATGCTCCTGTGA
- a CDS encoding ATP-binding protein, translating to MISLIMIQQFVNREHEIEALKGAFESEKAELIVVYGRRRVGKTALVLKAFQNVPLIYFLADERSERENLAEFRRKVGEFFDDFPLARSDLGWVELFEYIARRGEKVVVTIDELPYLVSSNPAFPSLLQKAWDLHIQNSKVKLVLVGSSIGMMERLLGHKSPLYGRRTMQLDVKPLMYWHVREFLPGYSPEDWLRVYGVADGIPAYLRQFDGKLSFWENVERLFLRKESPLYTEAEFLLRQEFREPARYFAILKAIAFGKTSFGEIVNFTGFDRGTVSRYLDNLARIRVIAKVHPAFEPEKRRNTRYEFADNYFRFWFRFVYPNRERIERELYGEVLEEVKANFDHHMGRVFERAVADFLWRKFAFERGGRWWSKSEEIDFVGLKRGRAYFFEVKWSDLRKRDAERILAELERKSGLVKLKAEEIKLGLVGKRVENAEKLREDGFLVFELDDLFAL from the coding sequence GTGATTAGTCTAATCATGATACAACAATTTGTGAACAGGGAGCACGAGATTGAGGCGTTGAAGGGAGCCTTTGAGAGTGAGAAAGCGGAGTTGATAGTAGTTTATGGGAGGAGAAGAGTTGGGAAAACAGCACTCGTTCTTAAGGCATTCCAAAACGTTCCCCTGATTTACTTCCTCGCCGACGAGAGGAGCGAGCGGGAGAACCTCGCGGAGTTCAGACGAAAGGTCGGGGAGTTCTTCGATGACTTCCCCCTCGCCCGCTCCGACCTCGGCTGGGTCGAGCTCTTTGAGTACATAGCCAGGAGGGGAGAAAAAGTCGTCGTAACGATTGACGAGCTTCCCTATCTTGTCTCCTCGAACCCAGCATTTCCCTCGCTCCTGCAGAAGGCCTGGGATTTACACATTCAGAACTCAAAGGTCAAGCTCGTGCTCGTGGGTTCATCGATAGGCATGATGGAGAGACTCCTTGGTCATAAGAGCCCGCTCTACGGGAGAAGAACTATGCAGCTCGACGTGAAGCCGCTGATGTATTGGCACGTTAGGGAGTTCCTTCCGGGCTACTCTCCGGAGGACTGGCTGAGGGTCTATGGAGTGGCCGACGGGATTCCGGCATATCTGAGGCAGTTTGATGGAAAGTTATCATTCTGGGAGAACGTTGAAAGGCTCTTCCTTCGGAAGGAGAGCCCCCTCTACACCGAGGCGGAGTTCCTTCTCAGGCAGGAATTCCGGGAGCCGGCGCGCTACTTCGCGATACTAAAGGCGATAGCCTTCGGGAAGACGAGCTTCGGGGAGATAGTGAACTTCACCGGCTTCGACAGGGGAACCGTCTCGCGCTACCTCGACAACCTCGCGAGGATAAGGGTGATAGCCAAGGTTCACCCAGCCTTTGAGCCAGAGAAGAGGAGAAACACCCGCTACGAGTTCGCCGATAACTACTTCCGCTTCTGGTTCCGCTTCGTCTATCCGAACAGGGAGAGGATTGAGCGGGAGCTCTACGGCGAGGTTCTTGAGGAGGTCAAAGCAAACTTCGACCACCACATGGGGCGGGTCTTTGAGAGGGCCGTTGCCGATTTTCTCTGGAGGAAGTTTGCCTTCGAGAGGGGCGGGAGGTGGTGGAGTAAGAGCGAAGAGATAGACTTCGTGGGGCTGAAAAGGGGCAGGGCATACTTCTTCGAGGTCAAGTGGAGCGATTTGAGGAAACGCGACGCCGAGAGGATACTGGCCGAGCTGGAGCGGAAGAGCGGCCTCGTTAAGCTCAAGGCGGAAGAGATTAAGCTGGGTCTCGTTGGTAAAAGAGTGGAAAACGCGGAAAAGCTCAGGGAGGATGGTTTCTTAGTCTTTGAACTCGATGACCTGTTCGCCCTATAG
- a CDS encoding sulfite exporter TauE/SafE family protein has translation MLKYLGYFAVGVFIGVLAALFGLGGGFLIVPVLNLLGVEMHHAVGTSSAAVVFTSLSSAIAYSRQRRIHYRVGLLLASTAVIGAYIGAWLTSFISASGLKVIFGLALIVVAVRIYRKKTAEPGEVRLEDVKVNYKLVPVGGFFAGIASGLLGVGGGIINVPFLTYLGLPIHYAVATSSFAIVFTATAGALKHYMMGNVETQWLVLLVPGLILGAQMGARIAKRTKASSLKKAFAVVMFLLALRMILKGLGFAVP, from the coding sequence ATGCTGAAATACCTCGGCTACTTCGCGGTCGGTGTCTTCATCGGAGTCCTCGCGGCACTGTTTGGCCTCGGAGGAGGCTTCCTGATAGTGCCCGTCCTCAATTTACTCGGCGTCGAGATGCACCACGCGGTCGGAACTTCGAGCGCCGCTGTGGTTTTCACGTCGCTCAGCTCGGCGATAGCCTACTCAAGGCAGAGGAGGATACACTACAGGGTCGGACTTCTGCTGGCCTCAACTGCCGTTATAGGCGCCTACATAGGGGCATGGCTCACATCGTTCATCAGCGCCTCCGGACTGAAGGTCATCTTCGGGTTGGCGCTAATCGTCGTTGCAGTGAGGATATACAGAAAGAAAACGGCAGAGCCGGGCGAGGTCAGGCTTGAGGACGTTAAGGTGAACTACAAGCTCGTCCCGGTCGGCGGCTTCTTCGCGGGAATCGCGAGCGGTCTGCTCGGCGTCGGCGGAGGAATCATCAACGTGCCCTTCCTGACCTACCTTGGACTGCCGATTCATTACGCTGTCGCAACCTCAAGCTTTGCCATAGTCTTCACCGCAACGGCCGGAGCGCTCAAGCACTACATGATGGGAAACGTGGAAACGCAGTGGCTCGTTCTCCTCGTGCCGGGCCTCATACTGGGGGCGCAGATGGGGGCCAGAATAGCCAAGAGAACTAAGGCTTCCTCCCTGAAAAAGGCATTCGCCGTTGTGATGTTCCTCCTGGCCCTGAGAATGATTCTCAAGGGCCTCGGCTTCGCGGTTCCTTGA
- a CDS encoding helix-turn-helix transcriptional regulator: MRRLRCTALVFALLLLASPVLAQETVKLFVYEDGYVKVEISIVPDNYTEPLIVPVTEHAQDIIVEDSRGNPIDFQETNGSLLIYPGSAELVRISYYTPDLTSKRGIVWTVNFSSEVPFEVVLPDGAVIVDLSDIPLRINGTSITMPPGNQSVSYIIENPPTGKNQKSGALEVLLAFGGAVLVGGVFFIWWRKRSGNDGGETKADPIEDALKSDELREEEKLALKYLLEHGGRASQAEIRDALGIPKTTAWRMFKRLEEKGLVRIIRGRKENWVELKR; the protein is encoded by the coding sequence ATGAGAAGGCTCCGATGCACGGCGCTCGTCTTTGCACTGCTTCTGCTGGCTTCCCCGGTCCTCGCCCAGGAGACAGTAAAGCTCTTCGTTTACGAGGACGGTTACGTCAAGGTGGAAATTTCGATAGTGCCCGATAACTACACCGAACCGCTAATCGTGCCGGTTACCGAACACGCCCAAGACATCATCGTTGAGGACTCCCGGGGAAACCCCATCGATTTCCAGGAAACCAACGGGTCTCTCTTGATTTACCCCGGAAGCGCCGAGCTCGTTAGGATTTCCTACTACACCCCCGACCTCACCTCCAAGAGGGGAATAGTCTGGACGGTTAACTTCTCCTCCGAGGTCCCCTTTGAGGTTGTCCTCCCCGATGGTGCCGTCATCGTTGATTTGAGCGATATCCCCCTTCGAATAAACGGAACCTCCATAACGATGCCTCCGGGCAACCAGAGCGTCTCATACATCATTGAAAACCCCCCAACGGGCAAGAACCAGAAAAGCGGTGCCCTTGAAGTTCTCCTGGCCTTTGGCGGGGCTGTTCTCGTCGGAGGAGTGTTTTTCATATGGTGGAGGAAACGGTCCGGAAACGATGGCGGTGAGACCAAAGCTGACCCCATTGAAGATGCCCTTAAAAGCGACGAGCTGAGGGAGGAGGAAAAGCTTGCGCTGAAATACCTGCTGGAGCACGGCGGACGGGCCAGTCAGGCCGAGATAAGGGACGCGCTTGGCATTCCGAAGACGACCGCGTGGAGGATGTTCAAGCGCCTTGAGGAGAAGGGACTCGTGAGAATCATCCGGGGGAGGAAAGAGAACTGGGTGGAGTTGAAGCGTTAG
- a CDS encoding FKBP-type peptidyl-prolyl cis-trans isomerase yields the protein MVKVEKGDVIKLRYTGKIKETGEIFDTTDEEIAKQAGIYKENGVYGPVPIAVGAGHVLQGLDEALEGLEVGKKYEIEIPPEKGFGKRDRKLIKTFTLGQFRRQGIIPFPGMPVEIETEGGRKLKGRVLTVSGGRVRVDFNHPYAGKHLIYEVEIVEKVEDPIEKVKGMIELRLPRVDANKVIIEVGEKDVVVDFTPVLDEVDRGTLALGEILLESDLKFLGYEEITFKPNVEELLKPPEEEAEAEEEVIEEKVEEAEPAETAEATEETTETTQEEKPAEEKAEDEETNETEEPKEEAGKAEEEEKPKKRTRKSTKGRKTRRTTTKKTTSKKKTKAAEEKEEKSE from the coding sequence ATGGTCAAGGTTGAGAAGGGAGACGTCATAAAGCTCCGCTACACCGGAAAGATTAAGGAAACCGGCGAGATTTTCGACACTACCGATGAGGAGATAGCCAAGCAGGCTGGTATTTACAAGGAAAACGGCGTTTATGGCCCCGTTCCGATAGCGGTTGGGGCAGGCCACGTCCTTCAGGGTCTCGACGAAGCCCTTGAGGGCCTTGAGGTCGGTAAGAAGTACGAGATTGAGATTCCGCCCGAGAAGGGCTTTGGAAAGCGCGACAGGAAGCTCATCAAGACCTTCACCCTCGGCCAGTTCAGGAGGCAGGGCATAATCCCGTTCCCAGGAATGCCGGTCGAGATTGAGACCGAGGGCGGAAGGAAGCTAAAGGGAAGGGTCCTCACCGTCAGCGGAGGTCGCGTCAGGGTCGACTTCAACCACCCCTACGCCGGCAAGCACCTTATCTATGAGGTCGAGATAGTCGAGAAGGTCGAGGACCCAATAGAGAAGGTCAAGGGCATGATTGAGCTCCGCCTTCCAAGGGTCGACGCCAACAAGGTCATCATCGAGGTCGGAGAGAAGGACGTCGTAGTTGACTTCACCCCGGTTCTCGACGAGGTTGACAGGGGAACCCTTGCCCTCGGTGAGATACTCCTTGAGAGCGACCTCAAGTTCCTTGGCTACGAGGAGATAACCTTCAAGCCGAACGTGGAGGAGCTCCTCAAGCCTCCGGAGGAAGAGGCCGAAGCCGAGGAAGAGGTCATTGAGGAAAAGGTTGAAGAGGCCGAGCCTGCTGAGACTGCCGAAGCCACCGAGGAGACCACCGAGACCACTCAGGAGGAGAAGCCTGCCGAGGAGAAGGCAGAGGACGAGGAAACTAATGAGACTGAGGAGCCAAAGGAAGAAGCCGGGAAGGCCGAGGAGGAAGAGAAGCCCAAGAAGAGAACCAGGAAGAGCACTAAGGGCAGGAAGACCAGGAGAACGACCACCAAGAAGACCACCAGCAAGAAGAAGACCAAGGCCGCAGAGGAGAAGGAAGAGAAGTCTGAGTGA
- the metG gene encoding methionine--tRNA ligase, with translation MVRYMVTSALPYANGPIHAGHLAGAYLPADIFVRYLRLKGEEVLFICGTDEHGTPITFRALKEGRSPREIVDEFHEHIKTTFERAKISFDYFGRTELPVHYRISQEFFLKALENGHLVKKVTKQAYCEHDKMFLPDRYVIGTCPYCGAENQRGDQCEVCGRPLTPEILINPRCNICGNPITFKDSAHYYIKMQDFEERLKKWVESQHWKPNVKNTVLGWINEGLEERAITRDLDWGIPVPLDDEDVKGKVLYVWFEAPIGYISITIEALKRAGKEKEWKKFWLNLDGETKVIHFIGKDNIPFHAIFWPAFLMAYGKYKDEEVEAEWNLPYDIPANEYLNLEGKKFSTSRNWAIWVHEFLDAFPADYLRYYLTAIMPETRDSDFSFADFKVKINEELVNNLGNFVHRALTFVNRYFDGIVPERGELNELDKEAFEEIQKAFEEVGELISQYRFKDALRRVMELAIFGNRYFDHQRPWKTAKTDRERTATTVNVSLQIVKALGILLEPFLPDASEKIWHLLNLEELKRWEFTEIPAGHRVRKATPMFRKVTDEDIIYFILNYIARGNPESARVLLDKYYKRDDVVKVALERFKNKEEARAILKSVYGEELEVKSEKPGKASKKEKVKKKEGGKMDYVSFDDFAKLDLRVGKIIEVKDHPNADRLYVVKVDLGDEVRQLVAGLKKYYKPEELLNKTVVIIANLEPKKLRGVESQGMLLAADDGENVALLMPDKEVKLGARIR, from the coding sequence ATGGTGCGCTACATGGTAACCTCGGCACTCCCTTACGCGAACGGGCCGATTCACGCGGGCCACCTGGCGGGAGCGTATCTCCCGGCAGATATATTCGTTCGCTATCTCAGACTGAAGGGCGAGGAAGTGCTCTTCATCTGCGGAACCGACGAGCACGGGACGCCGATAACCTTCCGCGCGCTCAAGGAAGGCAGAAGCCCGAGGGAAATCGTCGACGAGTTCCACGAGCACATAAAAACGACCTTCGAGAGGGCTAAAATCAGCTTCGACTACTTCGGGAGAACAGAGCTACCGGTGCACTACAGGATAAGTCAGGAGTTCTTCCTCAAGGCCCTTGAAAACGGCCACCTCGTCAAGAAGGTCACCAAGCAGGCCTACTGCGAGCACGACAAGATGTTTCTGCCGGACCGCTACGTCATCGGAACCTGCCCCTACTGTGGCGCCGAAAACCAGCGCGGAGACCAGTGTGAGGTCTGCGGGAGGCCCTTAACTCCGGAAATCCTAATCAACCCGCGCTGTAACATCTGCGGAAACCCGATAACATTCAAGGATTCAGCTCATTACTACATCAAAATGCAGGACTTCGAGGAGAGGCTCAAGAAGTGGGTCGAAAGCCAGCACTGGAAGCCCAACGTCAAGAACACCGTCCTCGGCTGGATTAACGAGGGCCTGGAGGAGAGAGCCATAACGCGCGACCTCGACTGGGGAATCCCGGTTCCGCTCGACGACGAGGACGTCAAGGGCAAGGTCCTCTACGTCTGGTTTGAGGCACCGATAGGCTACATCTCCATCACCATCGAGGCCCTCAAGCGCGCCGGAAAGGAGAAGGAGTGGAAGAAGTTCTGGCTCAACCTCGACGGCGAGACGAAGGTTATACACTTCATCGGCAAGGACAACATACCCTTCCACGCGATATTCTGGCCGGCGTTCCTGATGGCCTACGGCAAGTATAAGGACGAAGAAGTCGAAGCCGAGTGGAACCTCCCATATGACATTCCCGCCAACGAGTACCTCAATCTGGAAGGCAAGAAGTTCTCCACCAGCAGGAACTGGGCCATCTGGGTTCACGAGTTCTTAGATGCATTCCCGGCCGACTACCTGAGGTATTACCTCACCGCGATAATGCCCGAAACTCGCGACAGCGACTTCAGCTTCGCCGACTTCAAGGTGAAGATAAACGAGGAGCTGGTGAACAACCTCGGCAACTTCGTTCACCGCGCGCTTACCTTCGTGAACCGCTACTTCGATGGAATTGTCCCTGAGAGGGGCGAGCTAAACGAGCTGGACAAGGAAGCCTTTGAGGAAATCCAGAAGGCCTTCGAGGAGGTCGGCGAGCTTATAAGCCAGTACCGCTTCAAGGACGCGCTCAGAAGGGTAATGGAGCTGGCCATCTTCGGCAACCGCTACTTCGACCACCAGAGGCCCTGGAAGACGGCAAAGACCGACCGCGAGAGGACAGCCACCACTGTAAACGTCTCGCTCCAGATAGTCAAGGCCCTTGGAATCCTCCTTGAGCCGTTCTTACCGGATGCCAGCGAGAAGATATGGCACCTGCTCAACCTCGAGGAGCTCAAGCGCTGGGAGTTCACCGAGATTCCAGCTGGCCATCGCGTCAGGAAAGCAACGCCGATGTTCAGGAAGGTCACCGACGAGGACATCATCTACTTCATCCTCAACTACATCGCCAGAGGAAACCCGGAGAGCGCGAGGGTGCTCCTCGACAAGTACTACAAGCGCGACGATGTTGTGAAGGTCGCCCTGGAGCGCTTCAAGAACAAAGAGGAGGCGAGGGCAATACTTAAGAGCGTCTACGGCGAGGAACTCGAGGTCAAGTCCGAAAAGCCTGGAAAGGCCTCGAAGAAGGAGAAGGTGAAGAAAAAGGAGGGTGGAAAGATGGACTACGTCAGCTTTGACGACTTCGCGAAGCTCGACCTCCGCGTTGGAAAGATAATCGAGGTCAAGGACCACCCGAACGCCGACAGGCTCTACGTGGTCAAGGTTGATTTGGGCGACGAGGTCAGACAGCTGGTGGCTGGCCTTAAGAAGTACTACAAGCCGGAAGAGCTCCTCAACAAGACCGTCGTCATCATAGCGAACCTCGAGCCCAAGAAGCTCCGCGGTGTCGAGAGCCAGGGAATGCTTCTGGCCGCTGATGACGGAGAGAACGTCGCCCTGCTCATGCCCGACAAGGAGGTAAAGCTCGGCGCGAGGATTAGGTGA